One window of the Deltaproteobacteria bacterium genome contains the following:
- a CDS encoding metal-sensitive transcriptional regulator has translation MENPIPKKRRDNILLRLRKIEGQIRGIHRMVEREAECGEILIQVAAVRSAIKRVGSLVIQNYLKDCVEAALDRDRGGVRDGSVDEWITIVSRYMD, from the coding sequence ATGGAGAATCCGATTCCGAAAAAGAGGAGAGACAACATTCTGCTGCGGTTGAGAAAGATCGAAGGACAGATCCGAGGGATCCATAGGATGGTGGAGAGAGAGGCAGAGTGCGGGGAGATTCTCATTCAGGTGGCAGCGGTCAGGTCGGCCATAAAGAGGGTGGGGAGCCTCGTGATCCAGAACTATCTGAAGGACTGTGTCGAGGCTGCCTTGGATCGAGACAGGGGAGGGGTGAGGGATGGTAGCGTAGACGAATGGATCACCATCGTTTCCCGTTACATGGACTAG